Part of the Bos indicus isolate NIAB-ARS_2022 breed Sahiwal x Tharparkar chromosome 6, NIAB-ARS_B.indTharparkar_mat_pri_1.0, whole genome shotgun sequence genome is shown below.
GAAGTGTGACCCGGAGGCTGCCCGCCACGTGGGCCCGCTCTGGGAGCCTCCAGCGGCCCTGGAGGGTGGTCCGAGGGCACGCCCACCAGCAGCAGGACCGAGGCGCAAGTCTGGCTCCAGCAGGCCACGCCCAGCGGGCCAGACTCAGGATGACGAAGACGAGACACCTGGGGACAAAcgcctggggaggggggcagagagGGCTCTGCGTCCTGCAGGAAGGCCGCACGGGTCCAGGGAGGGACCCCTGCCGCCGGACAGGGCAGCCTCTTGCCGTCGCGGGCCGTTCCACGGCACACGTGCGCGACGGCCATGGCAGCAAGGATGATGAAGACTGTGCAGGGGCCCAGGACGTGGCCTTCCAGAACTCCCAGCCTGGCTCCCAGCCCAACCCCGAACCAGCAAGGACCAAAACATGGTCAGAGAGTAAGGACATGCCCGCAGCTTGGGGCTGTTTGATGGCACCCCAGCCACGGTCCAAGTGGAGATGGTGACTTGCCCCTGGAGACAGCCAGGGCTTGACCGTCCCAATGAGACCCAGGGGCCAGGGCCAAATCCCCACTGATGGCTGCGGAGCCACAACTGTCTCCGAAGGAGGTGCCCTCTTCCCGGCAGCCAGGCGGCAGCGGGCTCCTGCCGGGAGACTGAGGAGGAGCCTGGGCCATTGCTCTGGGCCTAGAAGGACAGGCAGGGGGTGATCTCTGCTCCCTGGAGGCTAGGTGGGGCGCACGGTGTCTGAGAAAGGAACCCGGGAGCCCGGTACCCCTCCCAGGATGCTGAGAGCTGAGATGGCCCCTGACGGTTGGGGTGCTCAGGCCACCGAGCCAGCAAGTGGAGAAGAGGCTGCTTTAATGCTGGGGTTAGGTGTTCCCACCACAGAGAACAGGGTCAGGGCTTGCTGCAGGTAAACTGCCTCCCCCAGTTCAAACACTGACATCCTTACCCCCAGGACCTTGGAATGTGAGTGCTGTTTGGAGTGGGAGCCTTTAAAAAGGCGACTGGTAACAGTGGGGCCCTGGGCACCAAGCCCTGAGGCAGGGGGATGGGCGCTGATCTTGGGGTTCACATGGAGAATGGCCAAACCAAAACCCTTGCCCAGGATAAGGCAACTGGTGGGCCCGGATACCCGTGTGCTTCGTGTGGACGGGGCAGCAGGTTCAGAGCGGTTCGGGGGACGACCAGACCTTGCCTTCCATCTGCTCAGCCAGGCCTgcactgccccccgccccccgagcCGAGGCGGCTCTGGGAGGGCAGCAGATGGCGGGGGCAGGGGTCGGGCCCACTTCTGCTGGGGGCGCTCCTCTCCTCACCGGGGGCCTCTCCACACCTTGCCCTGCGGGCTCCATCTGTCCTGGGATGCAGGTGAGGTGGGGAGGAGCCCCAGGGTTCTGCACCACCCCTGTGgcttccctgccctctgcccacacGTCCGTCCACGGCCCCTAGGGTGTCCTCGTCTGGACATGCCATCTGTTTCCTCTCGGGGCCAGATAAGCAGCCCAGATGGCCGTGGAGTGGACGCTGTCAGCCTCTCTCCGCTGGACAGTCTGGCCCAGGCAGCCTGGAAAGCCCCGCCGGCGGGTCCAGGGGGCAGTCTGGCTGGGCCTCAGGAAGAGTGACTCTTCTGGGCTCTGTCTGCCCCAGGCCACCCCCTCCGGCAGAGCCTCAGGTCCCGCCCTCCAGGGGACACGGTGGGCTCACTACAGCCAGTGGTGACAGCGGAGACCCCAGACAGGCAGGGCGGGCACTCCAACTCAACACTTGTCTGCATCCCAGCCGAGCGGAGTCCTGCTCCCACGGGTGGGCAGAGGCCTCGGGTGGGCCGGCGGGGATGGCCGTGCTCCAGCCAGGCCGCGCGTCCCCAGTGCCCACCGTGAAGGCTGTCCCCGAGACTGTGAGTCGTAAAGCACTTTAAGGGGTGagtgaggggtgggaggagacCAACAGAAGGGAGGACTGGCTGGCAGGCTGTTGGCAGTTGGGCCCAGCCTGGCTCCTGGCCGCCCAGGCTCACGGTCAGCACAGGCCCAGTCGCTGGGCAGCAGAGGCCCTCAAGAGGCAGGGGCCTCCAGGTACCGCACGGGGCTGGAGAAGGGGCCTGGCCGGGCCCAGTAGTCCACAGCACAAACCCGATAGGAGCCGGAGACCACAGCTGTGTCTGCGGACAGAGGTACATGCCTGTCTGTAGCCTGAACCCCTTATCCCCCCAAACTCCAGGTGTCAAAAGGCCCTGGACCACCCCACTCCCCCCAGGGATTGTGCTGAGGTGGTGGGCACACCTGGGCTGAACACGAACAGGTTAAAAGTCGAAGGCTTCCTGCTGATGGGAGCGAACACCCCACCCTCCGGGCAGAACTGGATCTCGTAGGTCCACAGGCACCTGGGGAGGTCAGACCAGGGCTGGGGTCCAGGGGGCTGCAGAAAGGGCAGGCCCAGagcccttccctccccctcccaggcTCTGAACACTCTCCCTGCAGTGACGACGGCCACCCTGGCTGGGAGCAGAGAGCTGGAACACAAGTGTCCCAGGCTGGTCCCCTGAAGGCGCCCCTACCCTACGACATCAGACAGGCGCAGAGCCATGGGCCTTGGTGCCAACAGTGGAGGCAGGTGAGTGTGGGGGACAGGGGCATATCCTGCCGGGAGCAGTCCGAGGGGCGCTGGGGCCCTGCAGCGGGGAGGACTTGGGGGCTGAGGCGGGGTGGAGGGCAGAGGTAGGGGCGGTGACCGCACTCACGCACTTGGAACCCACACGCTCATCCGACCAGACCAAAAGCAGCTGCCCGCGGGTCAGGGGCAGAGCACGGAGCCGAGTCACCTGGGGGAGCGAAGCACAGGGTTGGCGGAGCGGGGCGCCCGGGGCGTGCGGCGGGGTCGGGTGGAGGGGAGCGGCCGCTTGCCTGGCCCGGCGGCTCCTCGGGGCGCGCGCACACGTGCACCAGCAGCAGCGAGGGCAGAGCGAGCGGAGGGCGCAGCGTCAGGCGGCCGCTGCTGGGGAAGGAGCGCGGTTTCACGGCCGCAGGGTCCTGGGGACAGAGTCGGACGCTCGGGACCCTGGGACCTCAGGaggcgccccggccccgccccgccccctccccgcggaCCTCGGCCGCGCGCATGCGCCGGAACTGCGCTGCAGAGGGGAAGACCGGCATGCCCAGGCGCCGCCACTCGCCGTAGGGGTTGCAGAGCCAGTTGTCCACGTAAAGCTCGACGAAGACGACCTCTGCGGAGCCAGATGCTGGGGCCGCGCCTCGCCTCCTCCAGGCCCCGCCCGCCCCAGGGCCGGGGTCTCCTCCCCGCGACCCCTACTCACCGGGGCCCGGGGGCACCCCCTGCAGGCTGAGAATCAAGGGGACCGTGCGGTTGGCGTGGGCGCGGGTGTCATCGCTTCCGTAGACCAGCACCGTGGCGCGCCAGGCGTCGGCCGGGCCAGTGGGGCGGTGAACGCTGGCCAGGACGCCCACCGTGTGGTTGCTGTCCAGCACCGTGCCGCCCCGCGACACCTCGGCCCAGAGCTGCTCGCCGTCTGCAGGCACGCGGGGGCGGTCAACACGGGGGTCTTGGCCGCTCTGCCCTCCCGGGCCGGGCTTCCCACCGTTCGCCCTCCGCGGGAGGTCCCCGGCCACGCCACAACCTCCTTGGCCCCGTGAGCTAGGAACAGGGCGCGGAGGGGCGAGAGAAGAGCTCCCCGCTCCGCAGCAGGGTCCGTCGGCCCtcgggcctttgcacaggctacTCCTGGCCTAGAGAGAGCGGCCCGCCGCTCACCCAGCAGGGCCAGCAGCGCCATGGCGGTGAGCACCGGCTTGCGCAGCAGCTGCACGTGCGGCGGCCGCGTGTCGTTGACCTGGAAGCGCGCGGTGAGCGTGCGCTGGGAGAACTGGTGCGGGTGGTAGCTCAGGAAGGCGTTGTCGTTGCTCAGGAGCGCATAGCGGACGGCCGAGCTGGCGTTCGCCAGCAGCAGGTTCTGGTGCTGCGCGACGACCTGCGGACGTCGGGCGTCTGGGACCGCGCCGGTGGGGCGCCCGCCCCTCCCACCCGGGGCTCCCGGGGGCGGGCCCACCTTCACGACCATGGCCGCGTAGGTCACGTCGGCCCTCCAGGGCTGCGGCAGGGACCAACCCACCAGCGGGTCGGCCTCGTCGTTGTAAATGGGGGTGTCAGCGAACTTGGGGAAGAGCCGCTGTATCTGCTGTACGACCGCCGCCTCCTGCTCTAGGATGAAGATAGAGCTGCCCGCGCCCTGCGAGCGGCCGCTTGAGCACCTCGGGAGGGCCGCCGAGGGGCCTCCGGCGGGGCGCGGGGCggcggtgggggggggtggtggcggAAGGGCGGGGTCCCCAGCCTACCTTCTTGTGCAGAGCGATGTAGTCCAGCCGCACGCCCACCTCCCCGGTAAAGAAGTTGCTGCCGTTGTTACAGTGCCCCAGGAGGCCCCAGCAGAGCGGCGAGCGGGGCGGCGCGTGGAAGGCGTCTCCAGGGCCGCCCAGGCGCAGAGCCGGGCTGGCTGCTCTCAGACCCTCGGAGCAGGCGTCGTAGTAGTTCAAGAAGCCTGGTTGGGAAGGACACAGAGTCCATACCGCGGGGCCAGAGGGGCCCGCTGCCAACCCCCTCGCAGATCCACAGGACCCCAAGAGGCCGGCTCACCCACCTTGCAAGGTCATGGACACGTTGTCAAAGTCGTGGTGGTCTGGCTCGTTCCACGTCTCAAAATTCCACTTGGAAACATGCTCGAGGCCATACCTACCTGTAGAGGGTCCTCGCTGTGGCAAGAGGACCCCTCCTCTGGGGCGGTGTCACCAGCTCATGGAGCCCTCCAGGGAGGGGCAACCATGGCTGGGAGGTTTGGATGTGATGGGATGGTCTGGGTTCCCGGGAGCTGGACCCCCCTGCCCTGTCCCTCGCCCATCAGGAGGCCTTGGCTTGGTGACTTCATGAGAAAACCAGGTGAGGGGGTGGGACGGAGGGCAGCCTGCCCAGGAGTGCCCGCCCCGTCCCCGCAGGGCATGCGCCCTGCCCACCGATGTATCTCCTGGCGAGGAGAGAGACCAGGTTCCTCCACTCGAACACCTGCTGCTTGTCCTCAAAGTTGGTGAAGCGTCCAGAGGGGCTGCCCATCAGCTCGAAGCCTGCAGCAACGAGGGTGGCGTCCCACCGCTCACCTGCCTGGTGCAGCCAGGCGGGCACAGAGGCAGCCCCAAGTGGGCAGCCAGGAGGACCCAGAAGAACCCGGCCAAGGAGAGATGGGGAGGCCAGTGGCACCAGGGCGATGTGGCAGCTTACCTGGGACGAGCTGGTTCTCCCTGAGAAGGTCCAGGTACCGATCCAGGTGGGTGAAGTTGTAGCGCAGGCCCTGCCCGACCAGCCCCCTGTGGAATGATGCTCAGTgtcagggtggggaggtgggccGGGGGCTGAGACCGCAGCCACACTCAAGCAGCTTGGGAACCAGCAGAGCGCCCTGCAGGACTAGGCTCCAGACGCAGCTGGCCTTTCTCCTCTGAGAAGGTAACCGTGTGAGCCTAGTGGTCACTCACAGCCTAGTACGCACGGGTATGTCTGTACTGGAAGCCCACCCTCAAGCCTTCAGGAACTCAGAACAGCCTGGGGCTCGGAGTAGGAGGGAGCAGGCATGTCTTTTGGAAAAGGTGCCAGAGGATGGAGGCGGGGAGAGCAAGACAGCTCACAGCGAAGGGGGAGGCTGTGTGGTGGGCCTGGCAGGACACTGCACCACCAGATCCTGCACCTCCTGGGGCCAGGGGCCTGGATCTGGCTCCACAAGACCCCTGCACCCCCCTACTGTGAGATACTGTGGACACAGCACCCCTGCGCCCTCCCGCTCTGAGCGATACTGTGGACACAGCACCCCCCCCAACTGTGAGAGGTACTGTGGACACAGTACCCCACCCCTCCCACTGTGGGAGGTACTGTGGACACAGTACCCCACCCCTCCCACTGTGAGAGGTACTGTGGACACAGtaccaccaccccctcccactGAGAAGTACTGTGGACACAGtaccaccaccccctcccactGAGAAGTACTGTGGACACAGCACCCCTGAACCCTCCCACTGTGAGGTACTGTGAACACAGTATCTCACTCCTCCCACTGTGAGAGGTACTATGGACACggtacccccaccccctcccactgtGAGAGGTACTGTGGACACAGTACCCCATGCCCTCCCACTCTGAGAGGTACCATGGACAGGTCCCCTGCCTGCTTCTACTTGGAGAGGTACTGTGGACACAGCACCCCTGCCCTTTCCCCATTCTGAGAGACAACCTGGCCACAGCACCCCAGCCCCATCCCCCTCTGCCAGGCACCCTGGATAGTatacctgccccctccccactcttcCAGGCACCATGGACAGTACCCCAGCATCCTCCCCCCTCTGAGAGGCACTGTGGACAGCACCCCTGCCTCTTCCTACTCTGAGAAGCAATGTGAGcccctttttttccttcatatgttTTTGAGGCTTAATTTTTTTAGCGCACTTTGGATTCACAGCAAAATGAGAGGGAAGTAGAGACTTTCCCATTTGCCCTTGCCACCCTACAGGCAAAGCCCCGCCCCCATAATCAACTCCCAGAGTGGGACATTTGTTACCATTTTTGAACCCACACTGACATAATCACCCCAAAACCACAGTTCTGGGTGGTGGTGTGGAGGTAACGCGAGGGAGCCGAGCGGATGGAtttaggaggaggaggggcagcaCGCTCTGACTGAGGGCGAGCTAGGAGGGGAGTCCAGCCACCGGGGTTTTGCTTGAGGACCTGGGTGGGGGGCGGCTGCAgcaggcaggggcaggaagggggAAGCTGAGTAAGATGGGCCTTGGCCATGCTGGTGTGGCGCGGCGGTGAGCATCCGAGGGGAACCCGGCTCGGGGGCTGGCAAAGGGAGCCGGTGCCCGCTGGTCACGCCGAGGCGTGCAGGGCGGGCGGAGCAGAGAGGGTCTGAGGCCCGCCGGTCCAGATCGTAGCGGGAGGTGCAGCTGCGCCCCCAGCGGCTCCCTCCcgcgcgcggcggcggcggcggcggcgggctgAGGATGAAGTCCTGGGAAatcctgccctgccctgctctgtTCTGTCTCACACCGGTCTGGGCTGACCAGCGCTGAGCCCCGGACGGAGAGCGAGAGCTTGGGCAAGTCAGCACCTCCCTCCCGGGCCTCCGGCCCCCCACTCTTCTCTACACAAAGTCAAGGCCAAGCCACCACGCACCCAGGTGCCTCTGGCTCAGGCTCGGTCTTCCCGCCTCCGGGGGGCCAGACCCACGGCACGTGCGCAGCGGTGAtccgccccctcccccctccaaagGTCACAATCAGCAGCAAACGGAAAAAACCTTAAGCAATAGGGTAAAAATTAAATGCGCGGCAGGGGGCAGGTTCCAAAGTCCCgcaggtgggggtgggtgacTCTGAGGAGCGGGTGCCAGGCTCTCTCTGCGGATCCCGCGAGCGAGGCAGGCCTCGGGTAAATGCTGTTCCCGCGTTCTGATCCCGGGCCAGCAGGGTGCCGCTAGGGGAGCCCCAGCCGCAGGGCCGATGCCAGCCCGTCACTCCGAGCGGACCTGAGAGTCCGCTGACCCGTCCGGCGTCGGCCCCCGGAAATGCCCTGGGGGTCGGGACACTTGCTCCTCGGGGACCAGAAGACCCAACATTGGGGGATCCCGGGCCCAGAATCCCGGAGGGGTGGCCCTTGGGCCCCACTGTTGGTGCCCAGGTCTCCATCCGTCTCAGCCCCCACTGGGGAAGGAATGGGAGCGATCAAAGCCAGCGAGAGGGCTGAGCCAGCGCTGCAGTGCGCGGCCCAGCCCAGCGACCCCCTGCAGGGGCCGGGGTCACCGACGCAGTCGCCCCAGCTCCTCTCCACCCTGCCGCCCCGCAGGGGCCAATCCTGGGTGGGAGGCACAGGCGGGGTCGCCTTCCGCTCCTGCAAGGGGGCCGGGCCGCGGCGGGCGCACAGCGGCGGCTGCACAACAGCTTCATTCATCGCGCAGGCGGCCAGCGGGACGGCGCCgagcccacccccgcccctctgCCCGAGCGCGTGCGCCGCGAGGACCCGGCGGGCGGCGCGCAGGTGAGTGCTCGCGTCCGCCGGGCGGGGCCCAGGCCCCTCTTGTGGAAGAGTGGGGACGCCGGGTGGggatgccccccgccccccgcccccggctgGCGCGGGAAGGGATGCGCGGGCAGGCGGGGGCGCAGGGTGGGGCCGGGGTTGCTCGGCTTGGGGGGCGGTGCGGAGTGGGGGGCGCACTCGTGAGGGGGGCGACGGGCAGACCATGTGTGGAAATGCACGCGGCGGGAGCCCGGGCTGCTCCTGCTTGGTGCGGGTGGGACGCGCGGAGCCGGCATGGGCGAGTGCGCAGGGCGGGGCCGAGAGCGCCGAAGCGCCCTCCGGTCGGGGCGCGCCCTACGGCCGGGCCTGCGTGCGActgggcagtggggagaggaacCGCGAGCTGCGCCCTGGAGATGAGGATGGGCTGGCTCTTCTCACGTGCCGTGGGGATACAAAGCTCCTTTCCAAATACGTGAACTCAGCTATGCAGACGGTGATTTAAGGACCAGTATTAAACAACTGTGCACAGGATTGGAGGAGGCAAACGAAGGGCGGTccaccccccgacccccgccCTCCCCGTGCCCTCTGTGGTCCAGCCACGCGCCAGGGCCCTGCTGTCTCCTGCCCACGGAGAAAAGTCTGCAGTGGGCTTCAGCCAGCAAGGCCCCGGGCCCCAAGGCAGTGCCTGTATTCCTGCTTAGACCACAGTGAAGAACACGGGCCTCAAAGCACAGGGGGCAGACGGGCTTGGCTCAGGCCCGGGGGGTCCTGCTGGTCTCGCCAAGGACAGGAGCGAAGCCTCAGCTGTATCTCCTCACTTGCTTAgaagcaggggctgggggagtaGAAGGCCCAACCCCACCACCACGACAGCCAGGCCAGCCTGGAGGACAGCCCTCCCGGAGCGTCTCCAcccacccagcccccagcacGGTGCTCCGCACGTGGTCGGTCCCCAGAACGCCGGCCCGCCCgcctccaggctcccctcccctccccacaccagcTCCCGGGCCCATCACATCCCACCACTGCCACTCCACGCACTCAGGAACCCCCATGTGCACAGCCTGGGCCTTACCCACCCAAGGAGACTACCAGGGTGGGCAAAGCACCCCTTCCCCAGGCTGAGGCCCCCAGTTCCACCTCTGCCCACGTGGCAGTTCCCGCACTGCTGGTAGCAGGGTTGGAAGATAAGCGCTGTGACCCGGAGGCTGCACTCTCTCCAGCCCAGAGAGGACTCTTATCTGCCCCTGGGCAGCTGTGACTCATCCTGCCTGCTTGTTGGCCAGTGGCTCCTGTAAATAAACCACATCCTTGGGCAAACAGCTCCCTGCTAGGGCCAAGTGGGCCCTGGGCAGGACTCTGGGCAGTGTGGGGGGGGCatactggggtgggagggggcacactgaggggtggggggggtgcgCTGGGGTGGCCCAGGCTCTGGCGGAGTCCTCAAGGGCAAGGATTCTGTTGAGCTGAGCAGTGGGGCCTGGGCGCTGACCACACTGCCCGCTTCTGCAGGTGTGGGGAGACCTCCCACTCTCGGGCGTTCCCCCGCCCATCCTGGGGTTCCACCCCCATCTTTGCCCCCAAATGGGGCCCCGGGCTTCCCCAGCCAGGCTGTGGATGTGAGAACACGGCACACCTTTCAGGGGGCTCTGGGGGAAGGTCCCAGAGTGAGTGTTAGGAACCTGGAGAGATCTCTGCCCGCCCCCCATCACCCGGGCCTTGGAGGACAGCAGGCCCAGGCCAGCTCTGCCTTGCAGCCCCATCATAGCAACCCTGGCCCGGCGCCCAGGGTGGAGGACACTCACGGCCCAGGAGATGGGCTCCTCTCCCCACATTGCTCCTCAGACACCCACCTGTTCCTTTTCAAGGTGGGAGAACTGACGTTCCGAGTGACCTTTAGGGCAGCAACACCCACAGTTCACTGTGTGTGGGACGTGAGGGTAGTCCTCTAAAGTGACTGTTTACCTTCCCACTGGCCTCGAGAGGCAGGTCCCACCACCCTGGAGGAGCGGACAGAGGTGTGGTGGGGCCAGACACCCGCCCTCAGGGTCAGCACCTGGCTGAGAGCCAGCCGGTTGGGCTCCAGAGGGCAGACCCAAGGCCCCCGCCCCCCCAGCAGAAAGGACACGCTCGGCTGGTCATTGGATCTCAATACCGGCAACCCTGGAGTCCGAGGGCCTGCACTCCACACAGACCCAGGGCAGGAGCCGGGCCGTGTCTGCCTGGGGCCCAGCCAGCTCCGGCACGGACCAGACCCACCTCTTGGAAGATGGGACGTCCAGGGATGGCGCTGGGAGACGCGTCCTCCCTGCAGACCCCCACCCTTGCCCATGCTCCGAGCTGAGGGCTCACCCTGCTGGCTGCCCCCCGCCCCTACCCCAGCCGCCCTGTCCGCACCTGGAGCCCCGCTCCTGGGAGGCTGGAAGCTTAGGAAAGGCCCACACAATCGTCACTCTCTGAGCCTCTGATTACAGAACTCCCCGGATTAGCTGCTCAGGTAACGCTCATCTTGGGGAAACCTGTGACTCAGCAGTCTCTGAAGTAAATGATTTAACTGCAAGCCAAGCAAGCTGGGCAGTCAGATGCTGAGCACAGACCACTGCCTGCTGGCCAGCGCGGGCCAGCTCAGCCTGAGCCCACCGCTGCACGCCCCACCTGCAGACTGAGCCAGAGGGTCCCCGGGACAGACGCGCCAGGCCTGAACTACCCGCCGAGCCTGGGAGGGGGTCCCTCAGGTAAGAGTCCCCCAGGGCCCGCTGCAGGACAGCGGGGCTCTGGACTACCTAGCCACAGCAGAGGTCAGCGCCCCCGTCTGCAGAGTGGCAAGGCCCGACCCCAAGGTTTCCTCTGTGGACTCCCAGGCGTTCAAACAGTCCTCAACCGATGCCTCTGGACCCCGGAATTCTGGCTGAGCTCAGGGGACCCCATGTGGTGTGCTCACCCAACAGAGCCCCCAGGGGCAGCGCCCGCCTCATGCAGGGCCGGACCTGAACCCACCCTCCTCACACAGGGCcgccccaggccccagggcccAGCCCCACGTGCACCTGCCGGGGTGACCAGGCTCTGAGCGGGCAGAGACCATCACGAGGGGGGCATCAAGAGCAGAAGGCCGGAGGGCCCTCAGGACAGCTGGGAACAGTGCCCCGGTGCTCGCTGAGCAGGCGGCAGGTCGGGCTGGGCCCGCGCGGCAGGCTGCCCTCTGGACGGTGAGGACAGTTGGCACACGCTTCCCAAGGTGCCCGTGGGGTCTGAGCCAGAACCCAGCTGCGTTAACTCGCGCTGGGAAAGGGGGCCTGCCATCCAGGACCCCCTGGCAGGCAACAGGCGTGTAGCCTCACTGCCCCCGCAGCTGCACCACACACGCAGGAGGTCTGCCCGAGGAGCGGCCACGGCAGGCGCTGCTGCAGCGTGGACTCGGGGCTCCGGCCTCTGCAGGGCCCCTCCTCTTGGCCTGGGCCAGGTGTCCGCATATCGGGTGGAGCGGCCTCTGCTGTGGGCGCGGGCCGCTGGGGCTGTGTGTGCACGGGAGCCCGGTCCGGCCGTGCGTCTGGCTCCCACGAGGCCCCCTGACCCTGACAGCTTGGCCACCCCGACGGCGACACCCACCTCCGCCCGCTTTGCAGGTTCTCCCAGGGGGCCCACTGCCCCACGATGGAAGCGTCCCCCGAGTACACGGAGTGGGGCGGGCAGCTGGTGCTGGTCCGACggcgccccccgccgcccccaggCCTGGGTGAGGCCCTGAAGGCTGGGCTGCGGCGGAGCTGCGCCTGCAGCCTGCAGGGCACCTGGGCGCAGCTGCAGGCCCTGTTCCCTGCAGTCCACTGGCTCCGCCAGTACCGGCCCCGGGAAGCGCTGGTGGGCGACGTCATGTCTGGGCTGGTCATCGGCATCATCCTGGTGCCACAGGCCATCGCCTACTCGCTGCTGGCCGGGCTGCAGCCCATCTACAGCCTCTACACGTCCTTCTTCGCAAACCTCATCTACTTCCTCATGGGCACCTCACGCCACGTCTCCGTGGGCATCTTCAGCCTGCTCTGCCTCATGGTGGGCCAGGTGGTGGACCGCGAACTCCTGCTGGCTGGCTTCGACCCCGCCCAGGATGGCCTGGAGCCTGGGGCCAACCGCAGCAGCCTCAACGGCTCAGCCGCCGCGCTGGTGCTTGGGCTGCAGGACTGCGCGCGGGACTGCTACGCCATCCGCGTGGCCACCGCCCTCACGCTGGTGGCTGGGCTTTACCAGGTGAGGGGCTGCACCTGCGCCCACATGGGGAGCCTGTCCGGGCAGCCGTGGGCTGTGGCCCCGGGCCCAGGCATgccccactgccccacctggCCCCAAGTCCCCCCTGGCTTCCTGTCCCAAGTGGGACCCTGGGGCCCACCTGCCTTCCCGAGGCCTCCCCGCACCAGGGCACCTACCTCTTCCCAAAGGTCaccccagtccctgccctcagctcTCCTGGGAGGGGAGTGGCATGCCTTCCAACGCATGGAGTCCCCGTGCGTGAGGCCCTGCTGCGCCCCGCGGCCACGGCGTGTGCTCCAGCGTCTGCTGGGCCTGTGTGCGCACACACGTGCGCAGGCCGCCTCGCGTGGGCCCCAGGGAGACAGGCAGTGTGAGGGCGGGGTGGGGCTGTCCACCTGCAGCCGCGGCTCGTCCACAGGTTCTCATGGGCATCCTCGGGCTGGGCTTCGTGTCCGCCTACCTCTCGCAGCCGCTGCTGGATGGCTTCGCCATGGGGGCCTCAGTGACCATCCTGACCTCCCAGCTCCGGCACCTGCTGGGCGTGCGGGTCCCGCGGCACCAGGGGCCAGGCCTGGTGGTCAGTACGTGGCTGAGCCTGCTGCGCAGCGCCGGGCAGGCCAACCTGTGTGACGTGCTCACCAGCGCCGTGTGCCTGGCCGTGCTGCTGGCCGCCAAGGAGCTCTCGGACCGCTTCCGGCACCGCCTGAGGGTGCCCCTGCCCGCCGAGCTGCTGGTCATCGTGGTGGCCACGATCGTGTCCCACCTCGGGCAGTTCCATGAGCGCTTTGGCTCTAGCGTGGCGGGCGACATCCCCACCGGCTTCATGGCCCCGCGGGTGCCAGACGCAGGGCTGATGTGGCGGGTGGCGCTGGACGCCGCCTCCCTGGCCCTAGTGGGCTCCGCTTTCTCCATCTCGCTGGCGGAGATGTTCGCCCGCAGCCACGGCTACGCTGTGCGTGCCAACCAGGAGCTCCTGGCCGTGGGCTGCTGCAACGTGCTGCCCGCCTTCTTCCACTGCTTCGCCACGAGCGCCGCCCTGGCCAAGAGCCTGGTGAAGACGGCCACGGGCTGCCACACGCAGCTGTCCAGCGTGGTCAGCGCCGCCGTGGTGCTGATGGTGCTCCTGGTGCTGGCGCCGCTGTTCCGGGACTTGCAGCGGAGCGTGCTGGCCTGTGTCATCGTGGTCAGCCTGCGTGGGGCCCTGCGCAAGGTGCGGGACGTCCCACGCCTGTGGCGGCTCAGCCCTGCCGACGCGCTGGTCTGGGTGGCCACGGCGGCCACCTGCGTGCTGGTCAGCACCGA
Proteins encoded:
- the IDUA gene encoding alpha-L-iduronidase isoform X6, whose amino-acid sequence is MRPPRPSAALLAVLGALWVAALVAAEAPHLVRVDAARALRPLRPFWRSTGFCPPLPHGQADRYDLSWDQQLNLAYVGAVPHGGIEQVRTHWLLDLITARGLVGQGLRYNFTHLDRYLDLLRENQLVPGFELMGSPSGRFTNFEDKQQVFEWRNLVSLLARRYIGRYGLEHVSKWNFETWNEPDHHDFDNVSMTLQGFLNYYDACSEGLRAASPALRLGGPGDAFHAPPRSPLCWGLLGHCNNGSNFFTGEVGVRLDYIALHKKGAGSSIFILEQEAAVVQQIQRLFPKFADTPIYNDEADPLVGWSLPQPWRADVTYAAMVVKVVAQHQNLLLANASSAVRYALLSNDNAFLSYHPHQFSQRTLTARFQVNDTRPPHVQLLRKPVLTAMALLALLDGEQLWAEVSRGGTVLDSNHTVGVLASVHRPTGPADAWRATVLVYGSDDTRAHANRTVPLILSLQGVPPGPEVVFVELYVDNWLCNPYGEWRRLGMPVFPSAAQFRRMRAAEDPAAVKPRSFPSSGRLTLRPPLALPSLLLVHVCARPEEPPGQVTRLRALPLTRGQLLLVWSDERVGSKCLWTYEIQFCPEGGVFAPISRKPSTFNLFVFSPDTAVVSGSYRVCAVDYWARPGPFSSPVRYLEAPAS
- the IDUA gene encoding alpha-L-iduronidase isoform X7, producing MRPPRPSAALLAVLGALWVAALVAAEAPHLVRVDAARALRPLRPFWRSTGFCPPLPHGQADRYDLSWDQQLNLAYVGAVPHGGIEQVRTHWLLDLITARGLVGQGLRYNFTHLDRYLDLLRENQLVPGFELMGSPSGRFTNFEDKQQVFEWRNLVSLLARRYIGRYGLEHVSKWNFETWNEPDHHDFDNVSMTLQGFLNYYDACSEGLRAASPALRLGGPGDAFHAPPRSPLCWGLLGHCNNGSNFFTGEVGVRLDYIALHKKGAGSSIFILEQEAAVVQQIQRLFPKFADTPIYNDEADPLVGWSLPQPWRADVTYAAMVVKVVAQHQNLLLANASSAVRYALLSNDNAFLSYHPHQFSQRTLTARFQVNDTRPPHVQLLRKPVLTAMALLALLDGEQLWAEVSRGGTVLDSNHTVGVLASVHRPTGPADAWRATVLVYGSDDTRAHANRTVPLILSLQGVPPGPGPCGRETALLPQQRPPDAAPSARSALAAAGARVRAPRGAAGPGKRPLPSTRPRRTPRAPRSANPVLRSPRCLWTYEIQFCPEGGVFAPISRKPSTFNLFVFSPDTAVVSGSYRVCAVDYWARPGPFSSPVRYLEAPAS
- the IDUA gene encoding alpha-L-iduronidase isoform X9, whose product is MRPPRPSAALLAVLGALWVAALVAAEAPHLVRVDAARALRPLRPFWRSTGFCPPLPHGQADRYDLSWDQQLNLAYVGAVPHGGIEQVRTHWLLDLITARGLVGQGLRYNFTHLDRYLDLLRENQLVPGFELMGSPSGRFTNFEDKQQVFEWRNLVSLLARRYIGRYGLEHVSKWNFETWNEPDHHDFDNVSMTLQGFLNYYDACSEGLRAASPALRLGGPGDAFHAPPRSPLCWGLLGHCNNGSNFFTGEVGVRLDYIALHKKGAGSSIFILEQEAAVVQQIQRLFPKFADTPIYNDEADPLVGWSLPQPWRADVTYAAMVVKVVAQHQNLLLANASSAVRYALLSNDNAFLSYHPHQFSQRTLTARFQVNDTRPPHVQLLRKPVLTAMALLALLDGEQLWAEVSRGGTVLDSNHTVGVLASVHRPTGPADAWRATVLVYGSDDTRAHANRTVPLILSLQGVPPGPEVVFVELYVDNWLCNPYGEWRRLGMPVFPSAAQFRRMRAAEDPAAVKPRSFPSSGRLTLRPPLALPSLLLVHVCARPEEPPGQVPVDLRDPVLPGGWGVRSHQQEAFDF